Genomic segment of Streptomyces zhihengii:
GCAGCTCGAGGTCGCCGTGGAAGTCGACCTTGACGTTGTCGACAGCCTTGCCGTGGCCACCGTTGATGCGGTAGTACCACAGCGGGATGGCGGGCATCTTCTCGAGCAGCTTCTTCTCGACCTCCTGGTAGCCCTTCACGGCCTCGTCCAGGGAGTTCGCCTTGTCCGCCGCGGCCATCAGACCGTCGATCTCCTTGTCGGAGAAACGACCGTTGTTGGACTCGGCGTTGGTGTGGTAGAGCTCCTTGATGAAGTTCACGTTGACGGGGTAGTCGGCCACCCAGCCACCGCGGTACATCGACTTGACCTGGTCGTTGTCACGAGCCTCGAGGTCGGTCGGGAAGTCCGGCTTGGCGTCGCCGACGCAGTCGACACCGGTCGCCTTGCGGATGGACTCGCAGACGGCGGTCACCCACTCCTTGTGGCCACCGTCGGTGTTGTACTGGAGGAACAGCTTGTTGTCCGGGACGCCGCCGCCCTCGGTGATGAGCTGCTTGGCCTTCTCCGGGTTGTACGTGAAGACGTCCGTACCCAGGTCCTGGTTGCCCTTGACCTGCGGCGGCGTGAAGCTCGTCGCGGGGGTACGGGTGTTGTTCAGGACGGTCTTGGTGATCGTGTCGCGGTCGATCGCCATGGACAGACCCTGGAGGACCTTGGGGTCGATGTCCTTGAACGTCTTGGAGTAGAACGCCGGGACCAGCGACTGGATGGCCGCGTACGGCTGCTCGATGGCGCCGTCGCCCAGGTCCTGCTTGTACTTCGGCAGGTCCGTCGGGCCGACCTGGCGGATGATGTCCAGGTTGCCGGAGACGACGTCCTGGTACGCGGCCTCGAGGGTCGCGTAGTTCTTGAACTGGATGCCCTTGTTCTGCGCCTTGTTGGGGCCCTGGTA
This window contains:
- a CDS encoding peptide ABC transporter substrate-binding protein; amino-acid sequence: MRGAKSAKWVAGAIVVAMAATACGGSDSGSDKDKGSASGKPAGYVSIDVGEPQKPLIPADTNETNGSYVIQSLFTQLLDFDAQGNIVYTNAESVETTDSKTWTVKLKAGWKFHNGEAVTAQSYVDAWNWYANIKNNQQNAFWFGDIAGYADVHPEKGDPKADKMSGLKVVDETTFTIELAEKVPYFNYKLGYATFAPLPKVFFDDPKAFGQKPVGNGPYKFEKWTHKKLIQVAANPDYQGPNKAQNKGIQFKNYATLEAAYQDVVSGNLDIIRQVGPTDLPKYKQDLGDGAIEQPYAAIQSLVPAFYSKTFKDIDPKVLQGLSMAIDRDTITKTVLNNTRTPATSFTPPQVKGNQDLGTDVFTYNPEKAKQLITEGGGVPDNKLFLQYNTDGGHKEWVTAVCESIRKATGVDCVGDAKPDFPTDLEARDNDQVKSMYRGGWVADYPVNVNFIKELYHTNAESNNGRFSDKEIDGLMAAADKANSLDEAVKGYQEVEKKLLEKMPAIPLWYYRINGGHGKAVDNVKVDFHGDLELPGVTVK